Proteins encoded within one genomic window of Canis lupus dingo isolate Sandy chromosome 28, ASM325472v2, whole genome shotgun sequence:
- the SFRP5 gene encoding secreted frizzled-related protein 5 — MANAVGGERPGRRASPAPRQGSGCAGRGAREAAGGAEGLHLASAPGPGAGGRRLAGARGEAGAPGWEVPGSVGAPGAERRLRALGPRRRRRGGCAGAGPLETPRAMRGPAGGARAAALALLLGALHGAPAGAEEYDYYGWQAEPLHGRSYSKPPQCLDIPADLPLCHTVGYKRMRLPNLLEHESLAEVKQQASSWLPLLAKRCHSDTQVFLCSLFAPVCLDRPIYPCRSLCEAVRAGCAPLMEAYGFPWPEMLHCHKFPLDNDLCIAMQFGHLPATAPPVTKICTQCEMEHSADGLMEQMCSSDFVVKMRIKEIKIENGDRKLIGAQKKKKLLKPGPLKRKDTKRLVLHMKNGASCPCPQLDSLAGSFLVMGRKVDGQLLLMAVYRWDKKNKEMKFAVKFMFSYPCSLYYPFFYGAAEPH, encoded by the exons ATGGCGAACGCGGTCGGCGGGGAACGCCCCGGGAGGCGAGCGAGCCCCGCGCCGAGGCAGGGGAGTGggtgcgcggggcggggcgcgcgcgaGGCGGCGGGAGGGGCCGAGGGGCTCCACCTCGCCTCCGCGCCTGGGCCGGGGGCCGGCGGCCGGAGATTGGCTGGGGCGCGCGGCGAGGCCGGAGCCCCGGGGTGGGAGGTGCCAGGATCGGTCGGCGCGCCGGGAGCCGAGCGAAGGCTGCGGGCACTCGGgccacggcggcggcggcggggcggctgcgcgggcgcggggccgctGGAGACGCCGCGTGCCatgcgggggccggcggggggcgcgcgggcggcCGCGCTGGCGCTGCTGCTGGGGGCGCTGCACGGGGCGCCGGCGGGCGCCGAGGAGTACGACTACTACGGCTGGCAGGCGGAGCCGCTGCACGGGCGCTCGTACTCCAAGCCGCCGCAGTGCCTCGACATCCCCGCCGACCTGCCGCTCTGCCACACCGTGGGCTACAAGCGCATGCGGCTGCCCAACCTGCTGGAGCACGAGAGCCTGGCCGAGGTGAAGCAGCAGGCGAGCAGCTGGCTGCCGCTGCTGGCCAAGCGCTGCCACTCGGACACGCAGGTCTTCCTCTGCTCGCTCTTCGCGCCCGTCTGCCTCGACCGGCCCATCTACCCGTGCCGCTCGCTGTGCGAGGCCGTGCGCGCCGGCTGCGCGCCGCTCATGGAGGCCTACGGCTTCCCCTGGCCCGAGATGCTGCACTGCCACAAGTTCCCCCTGGACAACGACCTCTGCATCGCCATGCAGTTCGGACACCTGCCTGCCACCGCGCCTCCAG TGACCAAGATCTGCACCCAGTGTGAGATGGAGCATAGTGCCGATGGCCTCATGGAGCAGATGTGTTCCAGTGACTTCG tggTTAAAATGCGCATCAAGGAGATCAAGATAGAGAATGGGGACCGGAAGCTGATTGGAgcccagaaaaagaagaagctaCTCAAGCCTGGCCCCCTGAAGCGCAAGGACACCAAGAGGCTCGTGCTGCACATGAAGAACGGTGCTAGCTGCCCCTGCCCACAGCTGGACAGCCTGGCTGGCAGCTTCCTGGTCATGGGCCGCAAGGTGGACGGACAGCTGCTGCTTATGGCCGTCTACCGCTGGGACAAAAAGAATAAGGAGATGAAGTTCGCAGTCAAATTCATGTTCTCATATCCCTGCTCCCTCTACTACCCCTTCTTCTATGGGGCCGCTGAACCCCACTAA